From a single Pseudopipra pipra isolate bDixPip1 chromosome 7, bDixPip1.hap1, whole genome shotgun sequence genomic region:
- the LOC135417643 gene encoding serine/arginine repetitive matrix protein 1-like, which yields MVDLCLQVSSENSLVCLQQHPGGTKRSVRQRYNCSKDAEKRAAVFSSKLGYDKFASDAGTKTNEAEHGTCTKGPSSRAEPTQPTGCCWRHSSPKRRQSPAPLGEISTAAPPSPRPAVRSRGTLPGDPRPCRCWAAPRRARQPPHRRSRRTALSCPRRESRPRAAPARCRGRAGPAPRIPRSPGGGTAHKAPAAALPPAGRRDAGAGGTCGARAGRRLSRCRRPSLPLSLPPLRAGGGGARSAPWPRARPVRHGKNRGPTAHAPPAPAPPRPARRRGAALRAPVPR from the exons ATGGTGGATCTGTGTCTCCAGGTATCAAGCGAAAATAGTTTGGTTTGTCTTCAACAGCACCCAGGTGGCACCAAGAGGAGCGTGCGACAGAGATACAACTGCTCAAAAGATGCAGAGAAACGAGCTGCAGTGTTCAGCAGCAAATTGGGCTATGACAAATTTGCCTCTGATGCTGGCACAA AAACGAACGAAGCAGAGCACGGCACGTGCACAAAGGGGCCAAGCTCCAGGGCCGAGCCCACCCAACCCACAGGATGCTGCtggaggcacagcagccccaAGCGTCGGCAGAGCCCGGCGCCGCTCGGCGAGATCAGCACGGCCGCGCCTCCCTCCCCTCGCCCAGCTGTCCGTTCCCGAGGGACCCTCCCCGGAgacccccggccctgccggtGCTGGGCGGCCCCGCGCAGGGCCCGGCAGCCCCCGCACCGCCGGTCCCGCCGAACCGCCCTGTCCTGCCCTCGCCGGGAGAGCCGGCCCCGCGCTGCTCCCGCACGGTGCCGCGGgcgggccggccccgccccgcgcatCCCGCGGTCACCCGGCGGCGGCACCGCACACAAAGCGCCCGCGGCCGCGCTTCCCCCCGCGGGCCGGCGCGACGCGGGCGCGGGCGGTACCTGCGGGGCGCGGGCCGGGCGGAGGCTGTCCCGCTGTCGCCGTCCGTCGCTCCCGCTGTCGCTCCCTCCGCTCagagccggcggcggcggcgcccgcTCCGCTCCATGGCCGCGCGCGCGCCCCGTTCGCCACGGGAAGAATAGGGGGCCCACCGCGCAcgcgccgcccgcgcccgccccgccccgccccgcgcgccgGCGCGGCGCCGCCCTGCGGGCCCCGGTGCCGCGGTGA